The genomic window CCGCACTGGCGCGGTACCTTGCGGCCACGCGGTCCTGCGCCAGGCAGAGCTTGTAGGAGTCGACCTTTCCGCTCCACGCCGTCTTGGCGGCGGCTTCAGCGGCCTTGGCCTTGGCCTCAGGCGTGGCGGGCGGCGGCGGCAGCTTGGCCCATGCGATGGGCGCGGCCAGCGCAAGCACCAGCGCGGAAAGCTTCAACGATACAGACAGCTTCTTCATGAGGACGTTCCTTCGGCGGGCCGCGGCGCCCGCACTGCGACAGGTGCCGACGCATCGGCCGGAACCGTGCGCTGCGCGGGAATCTTGCCCGCGGCAATGTCGTCGTACCAGAGTTCGTGGTGTTCCTTGGCCCATGTCTCGTCGACATAGCCGGTGCGCATGGCCTTGTAGGCGCCCGTCATGCCGAGCGTGCCGATGTAGATGTGGCCCATGATCATCGCCATCATCAGCAGCGTTGCAACGCCGTGGATCATGTGCGCCACCTGCATCTCGCCGCGGGTGTAGACGAAGCCCGGCAGCAGCTTGTCGAGGAAGAGCCCCGAGCCGATGACGAAGAGCCCAAGGAACAGCACGCCGCCCCAGAAGACCAGCTTCTCGCCCGCGTTGAAGCGGTGCGAAGGCACTTCCTTGCCGCCGAAGAGGCCGCCGAAACGCGCAAGCCATTTCAGGTCCATCGCGTGCGGAATGTTGTCGCGGATGAAGGTGAACACCATGAACACCGTCGTTACCACGAACAGCGGGCCGACAAAGTTATGGACGTTCTTGAGCGCGTAGGTAATCCAGCCGAACAGCGTCAAGCCCATCCATGGCAAGAGGAAGAACTTGCCGAACGCCATCACGATGCCGGAGATGGCGAGCGTGACGAACGCGAAGGCGTTCGACCAGTGCGTGGCCCGCTCGAACGGCGTGAAGCGCTCGATCTTGCGGCCAGTTTCCTGGCCGTGCAGGCGAATGGGCCCGCGCGTGAAATAGAAGATGGCCAGTGCCAGCAGCGTGACGAACAGCAGCGCCGCGCCGTAGGGAATGATCCAGTCGTTGCGCACCTGGCGCCAGGCTTCGCCGGCATTGGTGAAGCGCGACCCGGGGTACTGCACGAACGGCTGGATCAGGTTGCCGGCCTCGGGCGCCTCGCTTTTCGGCAGGCTGCTGTAGCCGTTAACGCCCTGCCCCACCTGCCGCCACATGGGCGCGTTGTTGCCGGGCTGCACCTTCATGCGCTCGCCGTTGGTCTGGTTCGGGTAATTCGGGTCGGCGCTCGCTTCGGGCTTGACCTCGAAGATGTTCTGGCCGCGAATGCCGCCTGCGGCGGGCGCCGGTGCGGCGGCTGCGGCAGGTGCCGGTGCGGCCGTGGTTCCCGGTGCGGCCGGCGGCTGCGCCTGCGCAAGGGCCGAGCCCAGCGCGGCGGAAAGAACGAGAGCGGTCAGCGCTTGCTTCATGGGCTCTCCGTTCAGTTCTCTTTGTTGTATTCGTTCTGCCCGTTTTGCGTGCGGGTCTTGAGCTGCTGCTGCCAGGCGGTCTTGTCGCCGACCTTCCAGTCGGGCGCGGTGAACACCGTGCCGGCGTTCTCCTTGGTGCCGGTGCCGCTCCACGGAACGGCGTCGTGCTTCACGCCCTGCGCGTTGGTCTGCGGCTTTTCGCCGCAGGCCGCCAGGAAGGTTGCGACCAGCGCAACGCCCAGGACGACGAGGCCCTGCCGCTTCACTTCTGCACCCCGTTCGCCGGCGGCGTGCCTGCTTGCTGCGAACCGTAGGCGGTGCCCCAGCCCCACACTTCGGCGC from Variovorax paradoxus includes these protein-coding regions:
- a CDS encoding formate dehydrogenase subunit gamma — translated: MKQALTALVLSAALGSALAQAQPPAAPGTTAAPAPAAAAAPAPAAGGIRGQNIFEVKPEASADPNYPNQTNGERMKVQPGNNAPMWRQVGQGVNGYSSLPKSEAPEAGNLIQPFVQYPGSRFTNAGEAWRQVRNDWIIPYGAALLFVTLLALAIFYFTRGPIRLHGQETGRKIERFTPFERATHWSNAFAFVTLAISGIVMAFGKFFLLPWMGLTLFGWITYALKNVHNFVGPLFVVTTVFMVFTFIRDNIPHAMDLKWLARFGGLFGGKEVPSHRFNAGEKLVFWGGVLFLGLFVIGSGLFLDKLLPGFVYTRGEMQVAHMIHGVATLLMMAMIMGHIYIGTLGMTGAYKAMRTGYVDETWAKEHHELWYDDIAAGKIPAQRTVPADASAPVAVRAPRPAEGTSS